From Candidatus Omnitrophota bacterium, a single genomic window includes:
- a CDS encoding type II secretion system F family protein produces the protein MSKFKYIAKDKVGQTLKGEVDASDNKQALNLLRGEGLMILRLEQVSEKGSFLSSLSFLSKQGAKVKTEEIVLFTRQIATMMSAGLTVVTSLDTLAEQVESLSFKKILLDIREAVNTGASLSDAMAKYEPVFTTFFVNMVRAGESSGMLDEVLDRVALYLEKTSALQKKIQSALVYPSVVSFMAIVITMVMILKVIPVFKDMFSGFGAALPAPTQFLINLSDAMRGSFVQVAVVIGLAVFAGKWYVNTEKGRLQADGLKLKLPVFGVLFKKVAVSKFTRTLSTLVRSGVPILQALEIVAKTSGNTVIEKSINEVKESVREGESIAVQMQKSGIFPGMVTRMIAVGEKSGQLETMLTKIADFYDEQVDASVDALTSLIEPLVIAFLGIVIGGIVICMFLPIFKMSTLIQA, from the coding sequence ATGTCCAAATTCAAATATATAGCGAAAGATAAAGTGGGACAGACCCTGAAGGGAGAGGTGGACGCTTCCGACAACAAGCAGGCTCTCAATCTGCTTCGGGGGGAAGGCCTGATGATCCTGAGGCTCGAGCAGGTCAGCGAAAAAGGCTCGTTCCTTTCATCTCTTTCTTTTTTGTCGAAACAGGGAGCTAAGGTAAAAACAGAGGAAATAGTGCTGTTCACCCGCCAGATTGCCACAATGATGAGCGCGGGGCTCACCGTGGTAACTTCGCTGGATACCCTGGCGGAACAGGTCGAAAGCCTCTCTTTCAAAAAGATACTTCTCGATATAAGGGAAGCCGTGAATACGGGGGCCAGCCTTTCGGACGCGATGGCGAAGTATGAGCCGGTCTTCACTACGTTCTTCGTGAATATGGTGCGCGCGGGAGAATCAAGCGGTATGCTTGATGAGGTGCTTGACCGGGTAGCGTTATACCTGGAAAAGACCAGTGCTCTCCAGAAAAAGATACAATCGGCGCTGGTATATCCTTCGGTGGTGAGCTTTATGGCGATCGTGATCACCATGGTAATGATACTCAAGGTGATCCCCGTTTTCAAGGATATGTTCTCCGGGTTCGGCGCGGCGCTTCCGGCGCCGACACAGTTCCTTATAAACCTCAGTGACGCCATGAGGGGGTCTTTTGTCCAGGTCGCGGTGGTCATTGGCCTTGCCGTATTCGCGGGCAAATGGTACGTTAACACGGAAAAGGGGAGATTACAGGCTGACGGCCTCAAATTGAAACTTCCTGTTTTCGGGGTGCTTTTCAAAAAAGTCGCGGTGAGCAAGTTCACAAGGACACTAAGTACGCTTGTGCGTAGCGGTGTTCCCATTCTTCAGGCCCTTGAGATAGTCGCTAAAACGTCCGGGAACACTGTAATAGAAAAATCCATAAATGAGGTCAAGGAAAGCGTAAGGGAAGGGGAGAGCATAGCGGTCCAGATGCAGAAGAGCGGTATTTTTCCGGGCATGGTCACCCGCATGATAGCTGTGGGTGAAAAAAGCGGACAGCTCGAAACGATGCTGACCAAGATCGCGGATTTTTATGACGAGCAGGTCGATGCGTCGGTCGATGCCTTGACAAGTCTTATTGAGCCCCTTGTGATCGCGTTCCTGGGGATCGTTATAGGTGGTATAGTGATATGTATGTTCCTGCCTATATTCAAGATGAGCACGCTTATACAGGCCTGA
- a CDS encoding prepilin-type N-terminal cleavage/methylation domain-containing protein, with protein sequence MKMRKLMGKGGFTLVEIMIVVAIIGLLAAIAIPNFVKARETAQEKAALANLKQIEGAKTLWALDTGAATDATPAEADLVDDYLKVFPTGPSGITYTIGDMSTEPTATIPGRGTLNLDGTITAEEEEPPAEG encoded by the coding sequence ATGAAGATGCGTAAATTGATGGGCAAAGGCGGTTTCACTCTCGTGGAGATAATGATAGTAGTCGCAATTATAGGTCTTTTAGCCGCGATAGCGATACCGAACTTTGTGAAAGCGCGCGAGACCGCGCAGGAGAAGGCAGCTCTGGCCAACCTGAAGCAGATAGAGGGAGCCAAGACGCTTTGGGCTCTGGATACTGGTGCGGCCACGGACGCGACACCGGCCGAGGCTGATCTGGTGGATGACTACCTGAAGGTGTTCCCGACAGGACCGAGTGGAATAACGTATACCATAGGCGATATGAGCACTGAACCAACGGCCACTATACCGGGACGCGGGACCCTGAACCTGGATGGCACGATAACGGCTGAAGAGGAAGAACCACCTGCCGAAGGATAA
- the pilM gene encoding type IV pilus assembly protein PilM, with amino-acid sequence MPKNHKEDIVGVDIGAYSVKVLSVSREQNDRTVTAYNIKNLPLDGKDHKMENVIGEAFDEIDIKPKTVNISMSGPDVIVRFINLPKMTKEQLENALAFEAEKYIPFNVNEVVLDFVIMGKAPEPGQMKVLLAAGKKEAVDPLIRIFDRMGINVGLIDINALAVFNAYLSTGGLSEDEGTVFLDLGHSQTDILISTGDQPCFTRQVQIGGGDMTLAISRDLSVPLAKAEEIKMGLDQSNKEGAQRIMLQILDDLVKEIQLSFGYFENRYNKGISRVFCSGGLVYREGLLEYLGSRLGVPVETWDPVKGLKLAETLSKQDMGMIASRLAVCVGLALRNV; translated from the coding sequence ATGCCGAAAAACCATAAAGAAGATATAGTGGGCGTGGATATAGGCGCTTATTCCGTTAAGGTCTTATCCGTGTCCCGGGAACAGAACGATAGGACCGTCACCGCTTATAACATAAAGAACCTGCCGCTGGATGGCAAGGATCATAAGATGGAGAACGTTATCGGGGAGGCTTTCGACGAGATTGATATAAAGCCGAAGACCGTGAACATATCCATGTCAGGACCGGACGTCATAGTACGTTTTATCAATCTTCCGAAAATGACCAAAGAGCAGCTTGAGAACGCGTTGGCTTTCGAAGCTGAGAAATATATACCGTTCAACGTGAACGAAGTTGTGTTGGATTTCGTAATAATGGGTAAGGCCCCGGAGCCGGGACAGATGAAGGTGCTCCTGGCCGCGGGAAAAAAAGAGGCTGTTGATCCCCTTATAAGGATATTCGACAGGATGGGCATTAACGTAGGCCTTATCGATATAAACGCGCTCGCGGTGTTCAATGCCTATCTTTCTACCGGAGGGCTTTCGGAGGATGAGGGCACGGTTTTTCTTGACCTGGGACATTCGCAGACGGATATACTTATTTCCACCGGGGACCAGCCATGCTTTACAAGACAGGTACAGATCGGGGGAGGGGACATGACGCTGGCGATATCCCGTGATCTTTCGGTGCCGTTAGCAAAGGCCGAGGAGATCAAGATGGGGCTGGACCAGTCCAACAAGGAAGGGGCCCAGCGGATAATGCTCCAGATACTGGACGACCTGGTCAAGGAGATCCAATTGTCATTCGGGTATTTCGAGAACAGGTACAACAAGGGGATATCCCGGGTGTTCTGTTCAGGGGGACTTGTATACCGTGAAGGCCTGTTGGAATATCTTGGTTCACGTTTAGGGGTCCCCGTCGAGACGTGGGACCCGGTAAAAGGGTTGAAACTCGCTGAGACCTTATCTAAACAGGATATGGGCATGATCGCTTCAAGGCTTGCCGTATGTGTAGGGTTGGCCCTCAGGAACGTGTAG
- the pilO gene encoding type 4a pilus biogenesis protein PilO, whose translation MSIMDHFPDKVRAFLEEEQYREYLILGVGAAVCLIYIAIAIVPGVLRLGSNITGIAQANIRITQLNEKVKKLAKTSEELAKLRAELETYSRGLPDQKEISTFLEGISSVAEGANIKILSITPIDMPELGAKDDKTFYHEVPIVLTAKGGYHQLGDFISRLESGERVITIKDLKINNSSKTPRVHDIRMVLLTYVASDNMKE comes from the coding sequence ATGAGCATAATGGACCATTTCCCGGACAAGGTCAGGGCCTTTCTTGAGGAAGAACAGTACAGGGAATACCTTATCCTGGGTGTCGGGGCAGCGGTGTGCCTGATCTACATAGCTATTGCCATAGTGCCTGGTGTGTTAAGACTGGGATCGAACATCACCGGTATCGCCCAGGCCAATATCAGGATCACCCAGTTGAACGAGAAGGTCAAAAAACTGGCGAAGACATCCGAGGAACTGGCGAAACTTCGAGCGGAACTGGAAACATATTCCAGAGGGCTCCCGGACCAGAAAGAGATATCGACCTTTCTGGAAGGGATATCGTCCGTGGCGGAGGGGGCCAATATTAAGATATTGAGCATTACGCCTATCGATATGCCCGAACTGGGGGCAAAAGATGACAAGACGTTCTACCACGAGGTGCCTATAGTCCTTACGGCCAAGGGAGGGTATCACCAGTTGGGTGATTTTATTTCCAGGCTGGAAAGCGGCGAAAGGGTCATAACGATCAAGGACCTTAAGATCAATAATAGCAGCAAGACCCCGAGGGTGCATGATATACGCATGGTCCTGCTTACATATGTCGCTTCGGATAACATGAAAGAGTGA